The following coding sequences are from one Sesamum indicum cultivar Zhongzhi No. 13 linkage group LG11, S_indicum_v1.0, whole genome shotgun sequence window:
- the LOC105173185 gene encoding acyl-coenzyme A thioesterase 13: MATAKESPMPEATTVAQDFPLEYHKTLVLFFKRMGVLETIKPQHNVKDSFSNLVGGSLKVVSVERGKISCLVKVKAPLLNAYGGMHGGSVAAVAERVAIACARTVVGEDKSLFLGELGISYLSSAPQNAEVIIDGSVVRSGRNLTVVAVNFRLKESGRLAFLTRATFYNMPVSSL; the protein is encoded by the exons ATGGCCACCGCCAAAGAATCTCCGATGCCCGAAGCCACCACGGTCGCCCAAGATTTCCCGCTGGAATACCACAAAACGTTGGTGCTATTTTTCAAGCGTATGGGAGTTCTTGAAACGATCAAACCACAGCACAACGTGAAGGACTCCTTCTCCAACCTTGTTGGTGGAAGTCTCAAAGTTGTCTCCGTTGAACGCGGCAAAATCTCTTGCCTTGTTAAAGTCAAAGCTCCTCTTCTG AATGCTTATGGTGGAATGCATGGAGGGTCAGTTGCAGCTGTGGCTGAGAGGGTGGCAATTGCTTGTGCCAGAACAGTCGTCGGAGAAGACAAGAGTCTCTTCCTCGGAGAACTTGGCATCTCTTATCTCTCTTCTGCGCCGCAAAAT GCAGAAGTAATAATTGATGGGTCTGTAGTAAGAAGCGGGAGGAACCTGACAGTAGTTGCAGTTAATTTCCGACTTAAGGAATCAGGGCGGTTGGCGTTCTTGACTCGTGCAACATTCTATAATATGCCTGTTTCAAGTTTGTGA